TACTTCTGTCCTTGCAGTTCAGATACATTGTTACTTGTACCCTTTCTTGGAGACTGAAGAAACGAGCAAGCCATTCCAGTACCTAAGGCTAATGAGCTTGGGGGTCATTGGTGGTCTTCTGAAGGAGGTACAATTCCACTCTAAATCAATACATGATACCTTCAATTTTTTAACTTTTAGCCATTTGAATTATTAAAACAGCTAAGCACCAGTAACCTTGCATGGAAGTATTTTCTCATTGCTAGTTGCTACCCGCCCTTTCAAGTTTCAGCTCTGAATTGAATGCAATGTTGAGATGAATTAGCTTAATCAGAACAATAGTTGAAGAAAATGTCCATTATTTCTTACCAGATTGCATATCAATTTGCTTTAATATGATCTGATATGCCTATAAGGTTTACTCCAAATATCATCCGAATCTTCTCTACTATGCAGGTAGGCGACCCTTCGACAAAGGTTGCTGTTCACTGTTTGCTTGAATCAGGACTCTTCCCTTTGTGTCTAAAATCCATAGAATATGGAAACGAACTTTCACAATCAGTAAGTGTCCATTAAAATTTGAACTCAACATTCTTTCGCTTCCAAGCATTTTTTACTGCAATATATCACCTTACATGTAATGTAAGACAGTACAGAGTATGTAATCTGGTTactaaaaatttaaattaatcTCCTTTCTAGTGTTTCTGCTAGGTGTTTATTGAAAAAGGGATTTTTAGTTAATACTCCATGTTTCGTATTAATACATATCAAGTCGACTTGATGAACATCTAATATTTTGGTGTTGATGAACATTATTACCCAGCCATATATAAATCATAAGGTTTATATTGCATGGCATAGACTTGATCGTCCTAGTAAGAACCTGAGCAAATAATTCTGAAACAATTCCGGTACACCATCAAAATATAAATAGATCGACACCCATAGTTAATTGGCTCTTTAAACTCACTCTGAACACTTGTATATGGCTATACAGACTGCATCTTGGATAATGTCAAGAATAATGATGCAAGAGCAGGGACTACAGTATTGCTGTGAGCCTGCAAACCGGTTGTGTGCAATCATGAAGGTTTTTAATGACGTAATTGAAAAGATGCAGGATGAACCGTCTACTACAGTTTTGAAGAATATTATTCAATGTTATGTCATACTGTCCGATGATCCAAGGTTAGCCAGCAACCTTTGTAAGCATATCTTCCAAGCTGTTGTGTGTTTCTATTCTTTATCGTTCCTATAGTTATTGTATTATTGATTTAGAACTTGTGTAAAAAATGTCTCTGACCAAGCACCGGATAGCTTGAGAGTGGTTTTATGTCCCTTGGGGCGGTCTGGTTGTTGTACTTAACAAACATAATTTGATGTGATTCGAATGCAGCAGGGGTTGTCTCCTCTTGAGAAGCTTCATTCCGCCAATACTGACGACTGCCCCATATATTGAAGCCCTTCGTGTAAGTCCATCCAGATGATCTCTTATATACATGTAAAAATGTGGACTCTATTGTGGCACAAAACAGCAAATTTCACTACCAAAATCCAAGTTTATAAAAAAAAGTATCTATATTACGCATAAATACTGGAGGCACACAGTATTTGCAATTTGTATGCCTCAGCAACTTCTATGGGCATCTCTAGTTGCACAACAAAACCGACATCAATACTTCTAGATACACGACTCCTCGTTTtgaatattacataattttttacATGAGTTTTTGTCGCGAGGACAGAGTCACAAGTACACACACTAATGTATCTTAAATGTTCTTATCTAATATCTAATTTTCTATACATATTATGCAGGCACGCCCTATAACCTTAAAAAATTTACAAGATTTGTTTCAAAAGCTATCGATGGGATGCGGGCCAAATGCAGAAGCGTTGGTGATGTTGCAGGTTCCTCACATCTTGATCGCTAGCTGATATTTGCTAGCTCTTTCCTTTCGTTATACAAGGGAAATTAAGAATTCTCTCATAGATCTCAGAAACCTTTTAATTTTAG
The Apium graveolens cultivar Ventura unplaced genomic scaffold, ASM990537v1 ctg7002, whole genome shotgun sequence genome window above contains:
- the LOC141703709 gene encoding cell differentiation protein rcd1-like; this encodes MLNLPDSLYPDPIQGDNSVMSNGGAPANNNGPCDGASKAIDWPSASVEDLVVLLREPEHREKAISSLTHIKEVLSIYKSLTPEKLTMKDSIQIHCYLYPFLETEETSKPFQYLRLMSLGVIGGLLKEVGDPSTKVAVHCLLESGLFPLCLKSIEYGNELSQSTASWIMSRIMMQEQGLQYCCEPANRLCAIMKVFNDVIEKMQDEPSTTVLKNIIQCYVILSDDPSRGCLLLRSFIPPILTTAPYIEALRARPITLKNLQDLFQKLSMGCGPNAEALVMLQVPHILIAS